The Stieleria maiorica genome includes the window CGCCTGTTTCAACGAGAACGCTGGTCGGTTGCGTACCGATCAACGTGATCTTTTGATCAATGACGAAACACGGTACTCCAGCACCTCGAAAACGCTGAGACATTTCACTGGCGATTGCAAGTGCATCCATCCCGCTATCGCAATCCAGCGTGGCCTCGGCCCCATTCCTGGGCATGCCGGCGTCAACAACCACGCCGATCAGCTTCTGGCGATTGCCCATGTCCAGCGCATCGCAGAATTAGGCTTGAAACAATGCCTCGACGAGGCATCTTGGCAGCCATTTAGGTCCGCCAGCAAAATCAACCGGTGGGCATCGAGAGCGTTCAGCGTTCGTTCAATTTCATCAAAGGAAAAACGTATTCCATCGGTTTTCCCGACAGCAATAACGTTGGCGTCCGACTTGAGTGACCGGCCCCAACTGCCAAATTGCCGCGTCCGATAGGCCAATGGATCGGACGACCGCCGGAGTGCCCCACATCGGTTCGTGAGCATTCACTCCCCCACGAACGCAACCATGATTCTTAACGAAGTCCTGTTCCGATGCCATCGGCGGCTGCTCACCGCATCGCGATTTTGTCGTTGGCGATTCGTTTTCGTCCTGGCCGCGCCGAGACGAGTCGCGTCCGGCAGAACCGCACGCAGCTGAGCTGGTCCACACATGTTCATGCACCCGTTTCGGCGCAGCGGTGAATCTGACCGCCGCGCCGAAGGGGATCCATGAATCGCAGAGGTGAAAACACCGACGCTTCGAATTTTGAGTTAGGCTAAAAGATTCACGGATGTGATCCTCGCCATTGCTGTCGGCGTCAGTTTCGAGCTTTACGTGCAACTCTACCGCAACGCCCGGTTGTATTGGATTCGGAAAGCTCCGTCGTATTGACGTTCGTTGGAGGTGACGGGGAAGGCGTAGGCGGCGGTGAGGTGGGTGTGGAGACCGAATTCGAAGGTGGTGGCCAGGACGGCGCTAGTAATGCTGGTCGTGCCGCTGAAGTTTCCGAGTTGCAAGTTTCCCGCTGAGACGCTGCCGGCATCGTCGAGTGAAGTGGTTTGATGGACTTCCAAGGTGGGGATGATGGCGGTCAGGTAATCGGCCTGGTCGTTGCGGTAGGCGAAGCAGCCCACGGCAAGATCGGCAAACAGGTAGCTGGGATCGCTGATCGATCCGGCTTGCTGGAGCCCGTTGCCGTCGGGGTTCAAGTACACGGTGTTGTCGCTGGTGGCGAAGCTGAACTGCGTGAATCCCTGCGCGAACCATTTGTCGCCGGGCATGTACAGTCCTCCCAAAAACGGCTGGATCTGGACGGAGTCGTTGGCGACTCGCAGCAGTGGACTGCCGTTGCTCAAGTTGATCTCGATGGATTCCGCGCTTGGCAGGGCCAGACCGAGGCCGCCGGAGATGGCATAGTTGGTGCTTTCAAGCAGCAACGTCTTGAAGTACATCATCACGTTGCCGACTTTGGCATCCGAGTTGGTGGACAGACTCCTTCCATCTGCCGTGATATTCGTGGCCGCGTCCGCTACAAAGGGAAGTCGCACCTCGAAGGAGACGAGCTGGTTCAGGAATGACTTTTCGAAACCGGGTGTGAAACGGCTCAGTCCTCCTCCCCCGTACGCCACATCGCCGATGTAGCTGTAGCGGAAGAAGACGCGGTCTTGCGGCAGGACGCTTCCGCCTTCGGCGATCTTCAACGAGCCCACGCTGCCATTGGCCGCATCGGCGATTGCGGTGTCGACGTTGATGACGTGGTCGTAGAAGTAGTATGCATCCAAGTCTTCGCCGCCATTGAGCGAGTCTCCCCCGCCTTGAATCATCGCCCCCGAGGCTGATGAGTTGTAGACGGTGGTTCCGGCGACGGTGTTTCGGCTTTGGAAGATCGAGTCGACCGCGGCAGCATAGGTTCCGCTCGGCGTTTGCAGCAAAACGATATCATAGCCCTGCGGCGTCGAAGCCAATTGGGACTGGATTTGCGAGATCGTGTCACTTGTCGTCAGTGACGCATTTGCGGAAATCGTGCCGGCCAGCGTGACGCCGGGAAGCGTGCCGCCGCCCCGGAAAATCGACTGAGCTTGCTGGACGGACATCAAAGACGTGTCGAAAATTCCGACCGGTCCGGATTCGGAAATCGACATGATGCTGTTGCCTGGAGGTAATGTCGCGGGTGCGTCCAGGTCGTCGGCGTAGACGAACAACCGATCAAAAGACGCGCTGCCCCGAGCGCGAATGTTACTGCCGCCGAAGAAATCCCCGACCATCGCAGGAAGACGATCGCGCAGCGAAGGGCAAGTGCTGTTGCCATCGCCAGCATCGACGCTTGTCATGGCAAGCTGGAAGCAGCAAACCGCGCATAGCAGTAACCCATTGCGTGAAACTCTCACCGATCGCTCCTCAACAATAGAGACAGACACCACCCTGCGGAGAGGTATCGGCCGCCCATTCGGACCGATCAAAGCGGTTGCCCGGCCTGGAGTGGAAGAACATCCAGAACGAGCGGATCAATCGGAATAGCCGCTAAAGGTTCACTGTTGCTAGCATCGCCGCGGGTTTTGCTCCGAGGCATCATTGGCCGGGTTGCGCTTGAGATGGCAGAAAAATGGGGGAGTCGGGAATTGTATCGACAGGAGAATTGCTGACAAGAAAATGTGATGCGGGAAACGAATTGACATGATCGATTACGAGGGTCGCAGAATTCGATTCCTTCTTCCCAAGGAGCCTCCGCAGATTTTCCTGTCATCCATTTTCTTGTCTCACTTTCGGTTCCATAGTTCGTCGCGGCGCAACAGGATTTCCCTGCCTATCGCCACCTTCTCCACTTCTGCGGCGTCTGCATATTTACAATCAACTTGAGTGGTTCGATTTCCGTGGGTCCGGATAGCCTCGCTGCATCGCTAATTTGACAAGCCGAAGTTCGCTGCGAATCAGACAGGCACACTGAATGGTCTTGAACCAAACTTCTGTGTTGCATGTGGTTTTCTGTGGAGCACAGAAGATCGTTGTGCCCGAAGGCAGGTGTGTCTTCGCCATCATCCAGGCGCGTGACATATGCCAATCGCTGGTGATCAGCGCTACCGAGCATGGCTTTGAGTGATCGTGTCGCGATCGAATGATCTTGGCACACTCAAGCATATTCTGCTGCGTCGTCCGGGAGGCCTCTTCCAGTAAGAGTCGGATGGGAGCGACACCTGCATCGAGTGCAATGGCCTCCATGATTTCCGCTTCACTCCGGCCAGACGTGCCCGTCGCCCCGCCGGACAGAATCAGCGTGCCTACTCGTTCGCTGCGAACCAATTCGATCGCACCGCGAATCCGAAACTCCATCTCGGACCGAAACTTACACCCAAAGACGATTCCAAAGTCCGAATACTGAAACAGATCTGCAGAGCGGAAAACATCACGCTCACCAAGCTGGTTCATGTCCGGCCCTCACAGTTTGTAGATTTCAACTACGACGCATTGCACGCGAATAGGGTAGAATTGAGTCCTGGAACCTTTGACTTTCCGTACGCGGCATTTCGGACCTCGGTTTCCAACATTCGCATCTCGACAATACGATGTTACAAGCTTAGATCTCCCAATAACCCCCCCTTCCCCTTTTCCTCGTCTCCTCGTCCATCGCTTCCCCTTTTCCACGTCTCCCCTTTCCTCGTTCATTGAATTAATCGTGGGTAACAGACAGGAAACTGCAGGCAAGTGGTACGATTCCCACCGAAGGTGGTCCTACAGCATCAACTACCGTAAAGCCCGCCCTGCCTAGGAGGAGGTAAATCTCTGGGAGAGTCGGGCTTCCAAGCAACTCAAGGGTAATTGGGGCAAAGGCTAACGCTGCGCCCCCGATCAAAGCACCAGCACTGGCTGTAGCGATTACTTCTACTGTCATAAGGTCATACACGGAATTTGGCTGTATGCACGCAAAGGCGAAACCAAATGTCAATGTCCCACCGAGTATCGCTCCAACTGCAAAAAGGCTGCCAAATGCTCCCCATTCCGAGATAGAGGCTAATCCAGATGGGTCGGTCGCATTCAATGGGGAATTGGAAGCAAACGTATACAGTCGCAATTCCCCTCCTGAAAATCCGATCGGGTCTTGGCTTGTAAACCCGCCGATGAAAGGATCGTAGTGCCGGGCTCTGAAGAAATGGAGCCCCGTGGTACCGACGGCCTCCCGACCTTGGAAGCCATATCGATCTCCATCCTCGAAGGCGACCGTAAGATAAGCCAGCCCGAATGCGCCCCACTCGGAGTGTGAAGCAATACTGCCGTCGGAAGAAGAGTAGTCGCGTATCGAATGTTGGCGATCAGTCATGTACCAAACGATATCTTCATCACTGCCTATGCGTGCAATTATTTGGTCAATTCGACTTCCATAGAAGTAACGGGTCGGTGCACGCTTTGTTCCATTGAAGTCTGCCCATCCGTGGTCACCATTGAATACCATCAGGTCGGTTTGCGTATGTGCCGATCCAACAACATCGACATCAACTATTTCAGCGATCCGTCGACCAAACGCATCGAAGTCGTGTGCAGTTCGACTTAGCAGAACTGCCCCTGGGGATTGACTATAGGGATCGCCAGGATCGCTGCTCCAATCATCGACTTGGACTAGTCGGTTGTGGTGGTCGTATGTGAGTATTCGTGTCTCGTCGGAAGCTAATGCGATCCGCTTGACCTGATTTCCTTCCCCGTCGTATTCGTAGTTGTAAATTCCGTCGCTTTTGAGTTGGTTGGCGGTATCGGTGGTGTAGGTTCGTTCTTCGGTACCGACTATTGAGTGGGTTCGGTTACCGTTGGCGTCGTATTCGTAGTGCTCGTCGTCTTGAGTGTCGAAGTCGGCGAAGGTGAGTTGGCCAGTGAGGTCGTACTGGTAGTCGATCGTTTGTTCGTATTGCGTTTCTTGGTGGGTTCGGGCTTCGTGGACCAGCAGGCCTGAGAAGTCGTAGTCGTAGTCGTATCCGGCGAGGAGTTCGTCGGTGGCGTTTAGGTGGGTGAGCAGGTTGGACTTGCCGGTGGTGTCGTAGGTTCGTTCGGTGCGACCGACGAGGTTGGCAGGGTCGGAGTCGAGGTCGCTGTAGCGGAAGACGTCGCTTTCGCGGCCGGCTGCGGTGTAGAGGAAATCGACTCGGACCGGATCGACGTCGGGGTCTTCGCTTGTTGGAACGTCGGCGTCGTACCAGCGGCGGATGGCGAGCCGGTTGCGCTCGTCGTATTCCGAGGCGACGGTCACGCCCGCGTCGTCTTGGGTCTCGATGACGTTGCCTTGGGCGTCGTACTGGTACGTCAAAATCACTCGCGGCAGGTCGAGCGTGCCTTCGGGGTTGTTGTCGACGCTGGTCAGGCGATTAAGTGCGTCGTAGGTATGGACGTAATGACTGTTCACGTCCTGGGCCGTCAGCATGTTGCCGAGCGCGTCGTAAGTGAACGCGAGTGTGTTGACCAACGCCAGTGGATCCGTCGAATGTTCCGCTTCGTTATACCAGCGTTCTTCTGTCAGGCGACCCGAGTGGTCATAATCGAACTCGCGACGGCGTCCGTTGCGGTCGATCATCTCGATCTGGTTGCCTTCACCGTCGTAGGCGAAGGCTCGAACGTGCTCGGCGCCGGTGTTGGCAGCGAGGTCCGCGCCGCTGGGCGTCTCAAGCAATGCGATCGCTGCGTCGATGGTTAGGTTTTCGTTGTAGAACGGATCACGCTCTTCGACGACGCGGTTAAGTTCGTCGTAAACCCAAGTGGTGATGTTGCCGACGGGATCTTGCAGCAGGATACGATTGTCGTTTGCGTCGTAGCGGAATTCGACCACTCCGCGGGCTTCGCCCTTGCGGTTTTCAAAACGCTCGGTCGTCGAGTTCCACCAGGCTTCGGCGTCAATCTGGCGTATCAATCGGTCCTTCGCGTCGTACTCGTAGTCCGTGATGCGGCTCTTTCGATCGGCAACCGGTGTTGCCGGTGTATCGTTCGGAGATTCTGGATTTACGATGATTTCCCAGTCCAATAGATGTCCGTCGTAGACGCTGCGGACGATTGTGGGCGGATGGTTGGGATCGCCTTCGAGGCCGGTCTGCTGTTCGATGACTCGTCCGGCTTTGTCGTAGAATGTCTTGCGGTATTCCACCAAGGTGCCGTCGGCTTCGTGCGTCGACTCTTCGGTGACCTGGCCAAATTGGTTGTACTGGAATGTTTGATAGGTACCATCGGCGAAGGTGGCCTTGGACGGTGAACCGCAGGGGCAGGCGTCGGTGTAGTCATAGACGGTTGTGTTGCCGTTAAAATCCGTGAACGATGCTCGGCGACCTTCATCGTCGTAGGTGAACGAAGACGTGTTGTCTTCTGCGTTCTTGATCCGGATCAAATTTCCCGCGCGGTCGTAGTTAAATGCCGTGACGTGACCGAGCGGGTTCGTGATCGACTTCACTCGATTGCCGTTATCGTAGGAGAACAACGTCACAATCGGTTCGGCGAAAGGATTGGCTTCGCTGCCCCGTTCAGTGATTTTGGTCACATTTCCACGAGCATCAAATTCTTGGTCAGTGATGAAGCCACGGCGGTCGACAATCCGTGTCTCCGCATCCGGATTTCTAGAGTCGCCATACTCCCGAAGCGTTGCCAAGCCAAGTGGATCGATCTCTTGTAGCACGTTTCCGCGGTCGTCGTAGATCAACGTCGTGGCATTACCGTTGCCGTCGCGGACCACGCCGGTGTTTTGATCGGTTTGAAAATCTCGCTCGTCGACGCGATTGCCCAACGCATCAACGACGCCTTTGAATTCATACAATCGTGTTTCGGCGTCCTGTTCGTAGACCGCTTCCATTACTTTGCGGCCCAGAGAATCGTAGGCATTGTCCAGATAGTGAGGCGGCGTTTGGCGATACTCATAGCGGGTTTTTAGATCAATTTGATTGGTAACCTCTACCAGATCACCTTTCAGATCGTATTCGTAGCTAATCCTCTCGCCGGCCGGGTCGATTACAGATGTGATGCGTCCACGATGATCGCGGATAAACTGGATGGATTCTCCGGACGTATGCGAGATGCCGTCTTCAGTGAATGTGACCACGTTTCCGTTGCGGTCCGTGACCGTTTGAAGACCGGTGAATTGGTTGTACCGGTACTTGGTGCCATCTTTGGTCGTCAAGGTGTAGACGTCAGGATTGATCCCGCCGCCCAAGGCTCCCAGAATGCCTCCGACTGCGACACTGGTGGTGTCAATGGTCAGTGTGTCGTAGACGCCCTCGTCCGGCGTAAAGACCGGCCGAGCGGTCGTGCCGAACCAGCTGGCTTGAAGGTCGGTCAGGTTGTAGGTGAAACCGATGCGCTGGCCATCTGGGTTGGTCAAATAGACTTTGGTCACGCCCGGTACAAATTTGTCGTTGCCTCCGTTGAAGGCTGATCCGCTACCGATCGCGGTGGCTTCGAAAATACGTGCGTCTTGGACACCGAGCTTCCATCCGTACCCAAAGTCGCCGGATTCGGTGGCTTCCAATGTGTCATAAACACGTGTGACTTCGATCGGGATTCCGGAGAGCGGAATCGTAAGGTCAGTCAGCTGCAATTGGAAATTTCCGGTCTGAACGCTGCCTTCGACGTACACCATTGTCGGCTGGACGTAGCCGCGTCCGTTGCTGTCGAATGCGGTGACGATGATCGCGTAGGCATCGTTACTGACCAATGCCGGATCAAATACCGCTAACTCGCCCGCCCTGACTTCACTGGACGAGCGTTTGATCAGCACCCAGTCCGGGTCATCTATGTCGATATTTGCCAGAGAGACTCGGTCGGCACGGGCGTAGCGCACATCGTAGTACCAAAAATTGCCTTCGGGATCGTAGGCACTTCCCTCTATCAGTGTGGCGTTGCTGATGCGTTTGCCCAGCACGGGTTTGGTGATTTCGACGACGGGTTCACCCGCGTCGGACGGATCGGGATCGGGACGTGTCGGAAACCCCGGCTCACTTTCTTTGGGCGGATTGTTGCTCGACGGATTGACCACGGTGATGGTCGCGGACGTCGATCCCTCCAAGCCTGCGGCATCGTTGGCGTACGCTGTCAAAGAAATGTCACCTGTCGCAATCGTCGGCAATCTAACCAGCCCAAACGCGTCGAGTGTTACCGGTCGACCGTCGACTAATAGTCGAATGTCTGTGACTGCGACATTGTCGGTTGCCGTGACTCGCACCCGGTAGTCGGCCCCCAAATCGACCTGCGCCGTTCCTCGATGGGCTTGATCTCCGACGATCACCACCAGGTCGACTGCCGGTGGCTGGGTGTCATCGTTAATGGTGATCGTCCAGTCTTGCGAATCCGGTTGGCCCCGGTTGTCAGTCACAATGACCGTGACATCGACCGAATCATTTGCGAATCCTGTCGTCTCCCAAAGAATTCTTCCCTTGTTATCAATGGACATTCCCGCTGGAGCCGAGTCGCCGAGGCTCCAGGTCAGCGGGTCTCGATCGGGGTCTTCAGCGGCGACGGTATACCGGTACGTCGCGCCACGAGTGACCTGGGTATTGGGCGCCGATGTAATCGATGGCGGCTGATTGGTGATGACCGACAGCACGTAACCTTGGGTGCTGGTCGCGCCAAACTGATCGATGGCAAGAATCGAAATCAACGGCGTCCCAATATCGCTTTCCGTGGGCGTCCATGTCACCAAACCATCATTGATCTCCATCCCAGCTGGCGAACCGTCCGCCAATGCAATCGTCACGTTGTCACCATCCGCGTCAATCGCCCGGACTTGGTATTGGTAAAGCGAGCCGACCTCGGAATTGAAGACCGGAGCACTGGTGATAATTGGAGCACGGTTGCCCTTGGTCGGTCCGTCGGGGTTATTGGGGTCAACGGGTGCATCCGCCGAATTGACGACGAGCGTGTAGGATTGCGTGCCGAATCCGAGTTCGTCGCGGACTTCAACCAACACGTCATGGCTGCCGATTTGTCCGGAATTCGGCGTCCAGCGAATCACGCCGTTCGATTCATCGATCGACATGCCTGCTGGCGCGTTGACAAGCCGCCACCGCAGCGAGTCATTCTCGAAATCTTCGCCTCGTGCCGGGTACAGGTAGATTCTGTCAGACAGCGCAACCGTCGGGGGCACGGAGACAATTGCCGGCGCAAGATTGTTACAGCCGACATGTATCGTAAACCGCTGAGTGGCATGGCCCAGGAAAATATCGTTTGCGGTCAGAACGACTTGGTGTGATCCCAGTTGCTGGTCGTCGGGCAACCAGCGGATCTTGCCAGAAACCGCATCAATCGACATGCCGCGTGGCGCGACCGTTAGATTCCAAGTGATGGAATCGCCGTCTGGGTCCTTCGCCGAGGGATCATAGGCGTAGGATTGATCCAAGACGGCTGCAATCGGAGGAACGGAGTTAATGGATGGAGCAAGATTCGTGTCGACGGAGACGATGCCCAAACGAAAGGGTTGTCGTTTTTCGCCACCGCGCCCGTCCGAAACGATCACATCGACCGCAACCGATGTGTCAGTGTCCAATGGTGGCGTCCAGGTGACCAGCCCATCGGATGTGATTTGCATTCCTTGGGGGGAAGCTCCGAGGGCATAGGTCAGTGCCTCGCCATCAGGATCAAACGCGGAAACTCGGTAGGACCAAGGCAAGCCGTGGCGAGCCTTGAGACGCGGCGTCGACGTAATTTCTGGAAACCGATTTACCGTGGCGGCGTCAAGTAAGTCGATCGACCATTGCTGAACGGTTTCGCCGCCCCGGCAATCCCGAGCGACCACGCGAATGAACGTGTCAGCATCGGCTGCGTCAAAAGGAACACTCCAAGTCAGTCGATGGAACGATTCAACGATCTTTTCATCTGAATTCTCCAGCTCAACAGGTTCGATTGTCATACCAACGGGCATCATTCCGTCAATCTCGAAGGTAATCGGATCACCGTCGGCATCTTGGGCGGTCAGCTCGTACTGGTAAGTGGCGCCTCGGACTGCTGTGCGGACTGGCTGCGATGTGATCACCGGCGCGACATTCGGATCATCCACCGAAATGCTGAACGACTGCACATTGGATCCACCGCGTCCGTCGGTGACCTGCACTAGGACCTCGTGGGTGCCAACCTGTTCAAACGAAGGCTGCCAGACCATTGCTCCCAAGCTCGGATGAATGGTCATGCCGGCAGGTGCGACCGGCAACTGGAAGGTTAAAGGATCCTTGTCAGGGTCTGTCGCGGACACGTTGTATCGATATAGTGCTCCAACCACGTTTGCGGTCACCGGTTGAGACTGAATCGCGGGACGGCGGTTGGGACCGTCAGAGAGCTTTCGATTTGTAAAATCGACGTCTGAAACCACATGGTTGCGTGCAACGTGGACGGAGTAGCCATCGGCAATGGTGTAGTCAGGGACGACAGACAGTCCGGCGGCGATAGGAATTTGTGTGTCGCCGATGACGGTCGCGATCGGTCCGTTGAGGTCGATCTCCAAAAGCAACGACTGACTACCGGAGGTGAACAAATCGTATGTGGTGGCAAAGATGGTTCCGTCACGATCAACGTCTAGGCCGATGACGCTGTACTCTAGGCCGCCGAGATTCGTCACCGCCTTGGTGAGAGGGTCGTATACGCCAATTGAGAACGGCTGTGACAAATGGGTGAACAACAACCGACCATCGGGGAGGACCGCGAGCGAGTCGACATCGGTGAATTGAGCGCCGAACACGGCCACTTCTGACCACTGCGAATTTTCCACGTCAATAATCGCGAGACGCTCTGCTTGCCCGTCCTGGTCAAGGGAAATTGCCGCGTAAAGATTGACACCGTCGAAGGCCAACGCTTCAATGTTCTCCACGCCATCAAGCACGGCAACTTCGGTTGCAGTTCCGGTCTTGAGATCGAATCGGCTGACACGGTTGCTGTTGTGACCGAGGTAGGCCGTGTAGGGGGCGATGAACTCGAATGAGTCAGCCGGCAAACCGATCGAGGCAATTCGTACCGCCTGGCCGGTTTTTGGATCAACTTCAAATACGTCGCCGTTGGCCTCGCTCATCGCGATCAAACGCGAACCGACAGGCCGTCCTGGATAGGTTTGCTCCCAGCCTTGCCGAGCCTCCTCACGAACGGTGTAGCGTCCTTCGGCGAGATCGGTGAACGCGTAGTCCCCGTTCTGGTCGGTGATCGTAAAGCGTTCACCAGCGTCGCGGACACCATTTTGATTCTGGTCCAGGAAGATGGTCCATCCGCCAGGCCCTTCGTCAAAACTCGATTCTGCGATCACAACGGGATCAACATCGACCACCGTCTTTCGTCCCCGAATCTCTCCGCCGGCGGAAGACCGCACATTGATCGTAAAACGCTGTTCATCGAAACCTCCTCGGCCGTCTTCGACCCGAACGGTCACCGGATGTATGCCGATTGCGTCAGCAGAGAAAGTGCCTGTCACCAAGCCGTTGTCTGGATCAATCACTATTCCGTCGGGCCCGTCTAACAGCGAGTAGGACAGTGCATCCAGGTCCGGATCGATTGCATCGACGTCGTATTGATAGAAGGCGGATGCGTCAATCGACCCGATCGCGCCAATAGCATTGATGTCAGCTTCGCCGCGTGTTTCGTCTGGAAGCACATCGGTCAAACGGACGAAACGAAAGACGCTGTTCGCGTCGACAAACGGACCAATGTCGATCCCGGTGGGCTGGCCTTTGACCGTGCCGAGATCGATCCAGTCGATGCCGTTTTCACTGATTTCGACTTGAAAGCTCTCAACGGCGCTACCGGCTTCGAAGATGTACAGATCCAGCCCCCCGGCGACATCCTGTTGATCGACCAGATAGTTGTCGACGAACTCCACGACCAGAACGCCGTCTTTCCCAAGTTCAGTGCGTGTCCCGAATTCGCCATTGGGTTCTGGCGGTCCCAATGCATTCTGAGGATTGTCATCGCCGACACCTGCGACATCCGGTCCCGGTTCATACCGAACGACGCGATCCGCGAAAGACAGATCACCTAGCGGGAATTCGATTCCGAAGTGGGTCGTCGGGTCGGACGTGATTTCTACGGCGCGCAATGCGAGGCCTGCT containing:
- a CDS encoding thioredoxin domain-containing protein is translated as MGNRQKLIGVVVDAGMPRNGAEATLDCDSGMDALAIASEMSQRFRGAGVPCFVIDQKITLIGTQPTSVLVETGDPKLLSINLLMPRRYSKQMLRFVFPLVLQKQAPGSSGVASPA
- a CDS encoding YdcF family protein, whose protein sequence is MNQLGERDVFRSADLFQYSDFGIVFGCKFRSEMEFRIRGAIELVRSERVGTLILSGGATGTSGRSEAEIMEAIALDAGVAPIRLLLEEASRTTQQNMLECAKIIRSRHDHSKPCSVALITSDWHMSRAWMMAKTHLPSGTTIFCAPQKTTCNTEVWFKTIQCACLIRSELRLVKLAMQRGYPDPRKSNHSS